The following proteins come from a genomic window of Gordonia westfalica:
- a CDS encoding DUF5703 family protein, producing MSSDRRPHTRHSRTFARVGAKYPTGWEVTSEDFECLLLKLPPDVTRVTASMRLAIEAEFGGWELSRVRLYSDGTRKVLLKRRRPPRGARSLGADTPQTNHRRTDHDGHDPRSAQAC from the coding sequence ATGAGTTCTGACCGGCGACCCCACACCAGGCATTCACGGACCTTCGCCCGCGTCGGCGCGAAATACCCGACCGGCTGGGAGGTCACCTCGGAGGACTTCGAGTGCCTGCTGCTGAAGCTGCCGCCGGATGTCACCCGTGTCACCGCGTCGATGCGACTCGCGATCGAGGCCGAGTTCGGCGGCTGGGAGCTGTCCCGGGTCCGCCTCTACTCCGACGGAACGCGCAAGGTCCTCCTCAAACGCCGGCGTCCGCCCCGCGGTGCCCGATCACTCGGTGCGGACACCCCCCAGACAAACCACCGTCGCACCGATCACGACGGCCACGACCCCCGGAGCGCCCAGGCATGCTGA
- a CDS encoding quinone-dependent dihydroorotate dehydrogenase gives MLTADTATKVLIALNRWCYPLLLKVMFLFPPERIHHIVFVLLRAVGRFSPLAFPVAKVLAHHDPVLRSRVFGVDFPVPIGLAAGFDKTAGAVNAWGQIGFGSAEIGTITGQGQPGNPQPRLFRLPADRALINRMGFNNPGAHVAAEHLREVRRGPVSVPIGANIGKTKVVPLDEAIDDYRLSAGLLGPLADFVVVNVSSPNTPGLRDLQAVDSLRPILAAVQAEVNVPVLVKIAPDLVDDDIDAVADLAVELGLAGIVATNTSIGREGLRTPDAEVREIGAGGLSGAPVADRSLAVLKRLYNRVGGKIAIVSVGGIETVDQAWERICAGADLLQVYTGFIYGGPLWLYELHSGLAERLRAGGFASISDAVGCAAAE, from the coding sequence ATGCTGACCGCCGACACCGCCACCAAGGTGCTGATCGCACTCAACCGGTGGTGCTATCCCCTGCTGCTCAAAGTGATGTTCCTGTTTCCGCCGGAACGCATCCACCACATCGTCTTCGTGCTGCTGCGCGCGGTGGGCCGGTTCTCACCGCTGGCCTTCCCGGTGGCCAAGGTGCTCGCCCACCATGACCCGGTCCTCCGCAGCCGCGTGTTCGGCGTGGACTTCCCGGTCCCCATCGGGCTGGCGGCGGGCTTCGACAAGACCGCCGGAGCCGTGAACGCTTGGGGCCAAATCGGTTTCGGTTCCGCCGAGATCGGCACCATCACCGGTCAGGGGCAGCCCGGAAACCCGCAGCCGCGCCTGTTCCGACTGCCCGCCGACCGGGCGCTCATCAACCGGATGGGCTTCAACAATCCCGGAGCGCACGTCGCCGCCGAACATCTCCGAGAGGTCCGGCGCGGACCGGTGTCGGTGCCGATCGGCGCCAACATCGGCAAGACCAAGGTCGTCCCCCTCGACGAGGCGATCGACGACTACCGGTTGTCGGCCGGCCTCCTGGGGCCGCTCGCCGACTTCGTCGTCGTCAACGTGAGCTCACCCAACACCCCCGGCCTGCGTGATCTGCAGGCCGTCGACTCGCTGCGTCCGATCCTCGCCGCGGTACAGGCCGAGGTCAATGTCCCGGTCCTGGTGAAGATCGCCCCCGATCTCGTCGACGACGACATAGACGCGGTCGCCGACCTCGCCGTCGAACTCGGTCTGGCCGGCATCGTGGCCACCAACACCTCCATCGGCCGCGAGGGCCTGCGGACACCCGACGCCGAGGTGCGCGAGATCGGCGCGGGCGGTCTGTCCGGGGCGCCGGTCGCCGATCGCTCGCTGGCCGTGCTGAAGCGGCTCTACAACCGCGTCGGCGGCAAGATCGCGATCGTGAGTGTCGGCGGCATCGAGACCGTCGATCAGGCGTGGGAGCGCATCTGCGCCGGCGCCGATCTGCTGCAGGTCTACACCGGATTCATCTACGGCGGACCGCTGTGGCTCTACGAACTCCACTCGGGTCTCGCCGAGCGCCTGCGCGCCGGTGGGTTCGCGTCGATCTCCGACGCGGTGGGCTGCGCCGCGGCCGAGTAG
- a CDS encoding YbhB/YbcL family Raf kinase inhibitor-like protein — MSSFDPYSPLPSLPGFTLTSESLTDGSPLANGQVSGIMGAGGEDLSPQLSWSGFPSETKSFAVTVYDPDAPTASGFWHWAVADIPVSVTSLPEGAGDEDGSGLPEGAVTLTNDASLRRYIGAAPPPGHGPHRYFVVVHAVDTETLNLPEAATPAYLGFNLFSHAIARATLVGTYEQPGENV; from the coding sequence ATGTCGTCCTTCGACCCGTACTCCCCGCTACCGAGCCTGCCTGGTTTCACGCTGACCTCGGAGAGCCTCACCGACGGCTCGCCCCTGGCCAACGGTCAGGTCAGCGGAATCATGGGCGCGGGTGGAGAAGACCTGTCGCCGCAGCTGAGCTGGTCCGGATTCCCTTCGGAGACCAAGTCGTTCGCGGTCACCGTCTACGACCCCGACGCACCCACCGCGTCGGGCTTCTGGCACTGGGCCGTCGCCGACATCCCGGTGTCCGTCACCAGCCTGCCCGAGGGCGCCGGTGACGAGGACGGTTCGGGTCTGCCCGAGGGGGCCGTCACGCTCACCAACGACGCATCGCTGCGTCGCTACATCGGCGCCGCCCCGCCGCCCGGACACGGACCGCACCGCTACTTCGTCGTCGTGCACGCCGTCGACACCGAGACGCTGAATCTGCCCGAGGCGGCCACTCCGGCCTACCTCGGCTTCAATCTGTTCTCGCATGCGATCGCCCGCGCGACCCTCGTGGGCACCTACGAACAGCCCGGCGAGAACGTCTGA